The window TCGGATGTACCGAGTGCTGAGGAGTCTGAGTCGGATATGAGTTCGGAGGAACTCGATCGCATTCGCAAGAATTTGGAAGGATTGTTATAAGACTATGGAAAATCGGGGTCATCTGTTAACGGAACAAATTAATCCTCAAAGTTTGACGCTGGATGAACTGGGGACGGTGGAGTTGGTGGAGCTGTTTAACCGGGAGGATGCCCAAACGGTGGCGGCTTGTTCCCAAGCGAAGGAACAGTTAGCTGAAGCGATTGACCGAACGGCGATCGCCCTTCAAAATGGGGGACGGTTGTTTTATGTGGGGGCGGGAACGAGCGGCCGCTTGGGGGTGCTGGATGCGGCTGAATGTCCGCCCACGTTCTGTTCTGACCCCCAGATGGTACAGGGGATTTTGGCGGGGGGTGAAGCGGCTTTAGTCCGCAGTTCTGAGGGCTTAGAGGACAGGTTTGAGGATGGGGTGCAGGTGGTTGAGCAGTACCAGATCGGCTCAAAGGATGTGGTGGTGGGCATTACGGCTGGCGGCACAACGCCCTATGTTCAGGGTGCGTTACAGGGGGCGAAAGCGCAGGGGGCAACGACGATTTTTATGGCTTGCGTGCCGGTGGAGCAGGTTTCGGTGGCGGTGGATGTGGACATTCGCTTGTTAGTGGGGCCGGAAGTTTTGGCGGGTTCGACGCGCCTGAAGGCGGGAACGGCGACGAAAATGGCGCTGAATATTTTGTCTACTGGGGTGATGGTGAGGTTGGGTAAGGTGTATGGGAACCGGATGGTGGATGTGGCGGTGACGAATACGAAGTTACGCGATCGCGCTTTACGCATTTTAGAGGATTTAACAGATTTGGGGCGATCGCAATGTGAGCAACTTTTAGATCAGAGCGGACAACGGGTTAAGGTAGCTTTACTGATGGCTTGGACAGGATGCGAGGCTCCAATGGCTCAAGAGTATTTGGATCAAAACCACGGAAATCTGCGATCGGCTTTGGCAGCATATTCTACCCGTGAGTAGAATATGCTTTAGTAAAAAATTCTGTTAATTGGTTAAGCGCTCACTATTGTTGCTTGCCCTTTTGTTGCCTGCTCTAAAACAGCTAAAACTGAGGGTACTAAAGGCTGGAGATCTACTAAACGATTAGATGTTGCTTGCAACACAATTACTGCAATGTCAAACTGTGGTAAATTCTGCTGAAATGGCAAATTGCGATCCACTGTAAGAAAAACATCAAACTCTATTTCCGCAAGGGAAAGGAGCTGACCATTTTTTATTCCAGACCATCCCATCTGAGGGACAGTGATGATCTCGTGATTAACGAACTCTCGTGCCAGTTTACGATCGATACATTCGTCTAACAGAATTCTCATCTTAGGCAACCTGACCAAAAATGTGTTTTCCCGCTTCTTCAAGAACCTGA of the Roseofilum capinflatum BLCC-M114 genome contains:
- the murQ gene encoding N-acetylmuramic acid 6-phosphate etherase, producing MENRGHLLTEQINPQSLTLDELGTVELVELFNREDAQTVAACSQAKEQLAEAIDRTAIALQNGGRLFYVGAGTSGRLGVLDAAECPPTFCSDPQMVQGILAGGEAALVRSSEGLEDRFEDGVQVVEQYQIGSKDVVVGITAGGTTPYVQGALQGAKAQGATTIFMACVPVEQVSVAVDVDIRLLVGPEVLAGSTRLKAGTATKMALNILSTGVMVRLGKVYGNRMVDVAVTNTKLRDRALRILEDLTDLGRSQCEQLLDQSGQRVKVALLMAWTGCEAPMAQEYLDQNHGNLRSALAAYSTRE
- a CDS encoding DUF5615 family PIN-like protein, whose translation is MRILLDECIDRKLAREFVNHEIITVPQMGWSGIKNGQLLSLAEIEFDVFLTVDRNLPFQQNLPQFDIAVIVLQATSNRLVDLQPLVPSVLAVLEQATKGQATIVSA